From one Shewanella sp. GD04112 genomic stretch:
- a CDS encoding ScpA family protein, whose protein sequence is MQGTQQSLPLAVVRGQAMTEMPQDLFIPPEALEVFLESFEGPLDLLLYLIRKQKLDVVDLPISQITAQYLEYIAMLTQARIELASDYLVMAATLAEIKSRLLLPRMVAEDEVEEDPRAQLIRQLKAYEVIKEASQKIDDLPRLERDVFQATAAPSPSIKPLVIPPDVSLFEIARAFGEVLKRIDANEDHHVKREQLSTRERMSQILAMLNSETFTPFERLFSVEEGRAGVVVTFLALMELVKELLVELYQTEPFSTIYVKAY, encoded by the coding sequence TGACCGAAATGCCACAGGATTTGTTTATTCCACCTGAGGCGTTAGAAGTGTTTTTAGAGTCCTTCGAAGGGCCGCTCGACTTACTTTTATACCTGATCCGTAAGCAAAAATTAGATGTTGTCGATTTACCCATTTCGCAGATCACCGCGCAATATTTAGAATATATCGCGATGCTCACTCAGGCGCGTATCGAACTGGCCTCGGATTATTTGGTCATGGCGGCAACACTGGCTGAGATTAAATCCCGTCTGCTGCTGCCGCGTATGGTGGCGGAAGATGAAGTGGAGGAAGATCCACGGGCCCAGTTGATCCGTCAATTGAAGGCCTATGAGGTAATCAAAGAAGCCTCGCAAAAAATTGATGATTTACCTCGGCTTGAACGCGATGTGTTTCAAGCAACCGCGGCACCTTCACCGAGCATCAAACCTTTGGTGATCCCGCCTGATGTATCGTTATTTGAAATCGCCCGCGCCTTTGGCGAAGTGCTTAAACGTATCGATGCCAACGAAGATCATCATGTTAAGCGTGAACAGTTATCGACCCGTGAGCGCATGAGCCAAATTTTAGCCATGCTTAATAGCGAGACGTTTACGCCCTTTGAGCGTTTATTCAGTGTCGAAGAAGGCCGCGCCGGTGTGGTGGTGACCTTTTTAGCGCTGATGGAATTGGTCAAAGAATTATTAGTGGAATTGTACCAAACAGAGCCGTTTTCAACTATTTACGTAAAGGCCTATTAA
- the scpB gene encoding SMC-Scp complex subunit ScpB: MQINPIQLKQLIEASLFVLGKPLSVKMLKETVLTDFSVSRDKIKAALEELQQDYQERGVQLVKVAGGYRFQTLEVLSPFLQPLWQEKAPKYSRATLETLAVIAYRQPVTRGDIEQVRGVAISSHIIKSLSDRHWIKVVGHKEVPGRPALYATTLEFLAYFGLDTLADLPALTDTESLQAVFSGLKVTPEQSEEQDTNE, encoded by the coding sequence ATGCAGATAAATCCAATTCAATTAAAACAGCTTATTGAAGCGAGTCTGTTTGTATTGGGGAAACCCTTGTCGGTGAAAATGTTGAAAGAAACCGTGTTGACGGATTTCAGCGTTTCCAGAGACAAAATCAAAGCCGCATTGGAAGAGTTGCAGCAGGATTATCAGGAGCGGGGTGTTCAACTTGTGAAAGTGGCTGGGGGTTATCGCTTCCAGACCTTGGAAGTCCTGAGTCCTTTTTTGCAGCCCCTGTGGCAGGAAAAAGCACCTAAGTATTCGCGGGCAACATTAGAGACCTTGGCGGTGATCGCCTATCGTCAACCCGTGACCCGTGGCGATATTGAGCAGGTGCGTGGTGTGGCCATTAGTAGCCATATCATTAAAAGTTTGTCAGATAGACATTGGATTAAAGTCGTTGGCCACAAAGAAGTCCCGGGGAGACCCGCACTCTATGCCACGACCTTAGAATTTTTAGCCTATTTTGGCTTAGATACCCTAGCGGATTTACCTGCGCTTACGGATACTGAGTCATTGCAGGCGGTATTTTCAGGTTTGAAAGTAACGCCTGAACAGTCAGAAGAGCAAGATACTAATGAGTGA
- the rluB gene encoding 23S rRNA pseudouridine(2605) synthase RluB produces the protein MSEKLQKVLARAGHGSRREMEAWIAAGRVSIDGVIANLGDRIEADAKVRIDGRAVSLKSADDVICRVLAYHKPEGEICSRKDPEGRPTVFDRLPKVRDSRWVAVGRLDINTSGLLLFTSDGELANRLMHPSNEVEREYAVRTFGEVPEAAVQRLRTGVMLEDGMAQFDAIKAAGGEGMNQWWHVCLREGRNREVRRLWESQEVQVSRLIRVRYGMVELPKSLPRGGWVELPIEQVNYLRQLAGLEPETRTMLAADKHSVARAQVKSAKIRRAVRKHKVTATPKAKPTRQRS, from the coding sequence ATGAGTGAAAAATTGCAGAAAGTCTTGGCCCGTGCAGGCCATGGCTCCCGTCGTGAGATGGAGGCATGGATTGCTGCAGGCCGAGTTAGTATTGATGGCGTGATTGCCAATCTTGGCGACCGTATCGAAGCCGATGCGAAGGTTCGCATCGATGGTAGAGCCGTATCGCTTAAGTCCGCCGACGATGTGATTTGCCGCGTACTCGCCTATCACAAACCCGAAGGTGAGATTTGTAGCCGTAAAGACCCTGAAGGTCGTCCAACCGTGTTTGACCGTTTGCCGAAAGTGCGTGACTCCCGTTGGGTTGCGGTAGGCCGTCTGGATATCAACACTTCAGGCTTATTGCTGTTTACCTCAGATGGTGAACTCGCTAACCGCTTGATGCACCCTTCTAACGAAGTTGAACGTGAATACGCGGTACGTACCTTTGGTGAAGTACCTGAGGCTGCGGTACAACGTCTGCGTACTGGCGTGATGTTAGAAGACGGTATGGCGCAGTTCGATGCCATTAAAGCCGCGGGCGGCGAGGGCATGAACCAATGGTGGCACGTATGTTTACGTGAAGGCCGTAACCGCGAGGTGCGTCGTTTATGGGAATCCCAAGAGGTGCAAGTCAGCCGTCTTATCCGTGTCCGTTACGGTATGGTGGAATTGCCTAAATCTCTGCCACGTGGTGGCTGGGTTGAATTGCCGATTGAGCAGGTAAACTACCTGCGCCAATTAGCGGGTCTTGAACCTGAAACTCGTACTATGCTGGCCGCCGATAAACACAGTGTGGCCCGTGCTCAGGTGAAGAGTGCAAAAATTCGCCGCGCCGTACGCAAGCATAAAGTGACAGCGACGCCTAAGGCTAAGCCAACACGTCAGCGCAGTTAA
- a CDS encoding IS3 family transposase (programmed frameshift) — translation MTSTIKRTQRDYSLAFKLAVVNQVEKGELTYKQAQDKYGIQGCSTVLVWLRKHGKLDWSLGTPPTSMRGQLMTEPTTLTPEQKIKALEAELEDTRMKAAFFEAIVEKLRTDYGISVGKKATRETLQEKTDVGYRVTQCCRYLGISRQAYYQQCQRQIVSELREQQVLQTVQYERLFQPRVGTRKLQYLLNKMHQIVIGRDRLFRCIRTHRLLVTPKRAYHKTTHSHHRFRCHPNLLKPSEQQVDISRSEQVWVADITYLPLQDNEAYLSLVTDVWSRKIVGYHVDDNLKTDGVLTAYKRALKQRQDKSKPLIHHSDRGIQYCSNAYQAVHAQHGVTCSMTDGYDCYQNALAERVNGILKQEFLTHKPATLEEARQMVTEAVAIYNQRRPHLALKYKTPDEVHRAF, via the exons ATGACTTCAACAATTAAACGAACTCAACGCGATTATTCCCTCGCTTTTAAATTGGCGGTTGTCAACCAAGTGGAAAAAGGCGAGCTGACCTATAAGCAGGCGCAAGACAAGTACGGTATTCAAGGTTGCTCCACCGTGTTAGTGTGGTTACGCAAGCATGGCAAACTGGATTGGTCCCTAGGGACGCCGCCAACATCAATGCGAGGACAGTTGATGACTGAACCCACCACGCTCACCCCCGAGCAAAAGATAAAAGCCCTCGAAGCCGAACTTGAAGATACCCGCATGAAAGCGGCGTTCTTCGAAGCCATTGTCGAAAAACTCAGAACTGACTACGGGATATCCGTCG GTAAAAAAGCCACCCGCGAAACGCTCCAGGAAAAAACGGACGTAGGTTATCGCGTCACCCAATGCTGTCGTTACCTTGGCATCAGTCGTCAGGCGTATTATCAGCAATGCCAGCGGCAAATCGTCTCAGAGCTAAGGGAGCAACAGGTGTTGCAAACAGTACAATATGAACGGTTATTTCAACCGCGAGTCGGTACGCGTAAACTGCAGTATTTACTCAACAAAATGCATCAAATAGTGATAGGACGAGACCGGTTATTTCGCTGTATTAGGACGCATCGTTTGTTGGTCACGCCGAAACGAGCGTACCATAAAACGACCCATAGCCATCATCGATTTAGGTGTCATCCCAACTTGCTTAAGCCCAGTGAGCAGCAAGTGGACATCAGTCGCTCAGAACAAGTCTGGGTGGCGGATATTACCTATCTACCACTGCAAGATAATGAAGCCTATTTAAGCTTGGTGACCGATGTCTGGTCACGAAAAATCGTGGGTTATCATGTTGATGATAATCTTAAAACAGACGGGGTGCTAACGGCCTACAAACGGGCGCTGAAGCAGCGACAAGATAAAAGTAAACCGCTGATACACCACTCAGACCGAGGGATACAGTACTGCTCAAACGCGTATCAAGCGGTTCACGCACAACATGGCGTGACATGCTCAATGACAGACGGATATGACTGCTATCAAAATGCCTTAGCAGAGCGAGTAAATGGCATCTTGAAGCAGGAGTTTTTAACACATAAGCCCGCAACGCTGGAGGAGGCGCGACAAATGGTGACAGAAGCGGTTGCCATCTATAATCAACGGCGGCCACATTTGGCCTTAAAATACAAAACGCCCGATGAGGTTCATCGAGCGTTTTAG
- a CDS encoding YciK family oxidoreductase: MLEYQAAKDLLKGKTILVTGAGAGIGRAAAIEFAKHGATVILLGKTVKKLEAVYDVIEQAGYPTPAIVPLDLKGATEQNYRDMAETIGEQFGHLDGLLHNASLLGALGPFEHIDIPSLEDVLKVNVTSQVMLTKALLPIMRQAPTASIIFTSSSVGRQGRAYWGPYAFSKFATEGMMQVLAHECDGTSVRVNSINPGATRTEMRAKAYPAENPLDLKTAEEIMPTYLYLMGQDSSEINGQQFNAQ; this comes from the coding sequence ATGTTGGAATATCAAGCAGCAAAAGATTTACTCAAAGGTAAAACCATACTGGTGACAGGCGCTGGCGCAGGTATCGGTCGCGCGGCGGCCATTGAATTTGCCAAACACGGTGCCACCGTGATTTTACTCGGTAAAACCGTCAAAAAACTCGAAGCCGTATACGACGTTATCGAACAGGCTGGTTACCCAACTCCAGCGATCGTGCCATTGGATTTAAAAGGTGCGACCGAACAAAACTACCGCGATATGGCCGAAACCATTGGCGAGCAGTTTGGTCACTTAGATGGTTTGCTGCACAACGCCAGTTTACTCGGCGCCTTAGGCCCGTTTGAACACATCGATATTCCATCACTCGAAGATGTACTTAAAGTCAACGTTACCTCACAGGTCATGCTGACCAAGGCTCTGTTGCCTATTATGCGCCAAGCACCCACTGCTTCGATTATCTTTACCTCAAGCAGTGTTGGCCGTCAGGGCCGCGCTTACTGGGGGCCCTATGCCTTCTCTAAATTTGCTACCGAAGGCATGATGCAAGTACTCGCCCACGAATGTGATGGCACGTCTGTACGCGTTAACAGCATTAACCCAGGCGCGACTCGCACCGAAATGCGTGCTAAAGCATACCCTGCCGAAAATCCATTAGATTTAAAAACGGCCGAAGAAATCATGCCAACTTACCTCTATTTAATGGGGCAAGATTCTAGCGAAATTAACGGTCAGCAATTTAACGCTCAATAA
- a CDS encoding VolA/Pla-1 family phospholipase, whose amino-acid sequence MKRLILCVAIASALGLTGCGEDSYNELKDKTDPLIPESRIAIGFDPGNKTSPVLSTPNDLIFNGTVDGTLNMPKEEVDGTSDYTDPQMALGALDGWSTTSPISIPIDDKTFVHTGVKLTLDETTVSLPGAVRMFEATVGGPLSSDPECKQKPSVSACKIGSELQFGVDFVSKAVGKQIVIIPIKPLKAGQSYIYATTDVIRDSEGESLVASSTYKAVRMDADTLGLPLPEQKSLQILINSYEKGIAAAHNVDLSTISFTGLFTTQSVVNVYETTKLLMVQPGSPYAPSFVQMPTPLGITVAQAVGLTDLNSAAFKAANLADVYSATIKLPIYGDCSSVSCLSTEGKPLINGHWKAQGDSPVSVLLALQAGTLSQSNFAMQAVANGIANPADALANPSLMAGKTWLLDDGTAVDKTKHLTKFNPIPAIKGYETVPVLISIPNAAKLAALYNNPELATAPLAGWPTTIALHGLGGGKEMSLAYAGSYAAMGVATVAIDMPLHGARSFDANNDGIYEVTATDPSFPAPSDKPDAFKNGNPLVFVNISSTLSVRDNFRQATMDHLGVRLALTGLAQGLAQAGQPQVFDISKISAQGLSLGAIVGTDFATYASTGMKNPSTGEALPNPYAINAVSLAAPAGGLAGAFAGSATFGPVLFSNVTASSTFQALVDKANTAGYEPGSPEYAALVQGVYAQFIPTFAFAVQTAVDSADPVNHAGMLKATGLPVHLIEIAGDGNGNLADQVLPNRVDNFPLSGTEPLISAIGLPCVDATTKGSGAVRFAKGHHSSIVDPSEKSSTDGMAAAATVEMQTQVATYASTAGKGEATIFVTDPSVIATCSN is encoded by the coding sequence ATGAAAAGACTCATTTTGTGTGTTGCGATTGCATCAGCACTGGGCCTCACAGGATGTGGCGAGGACAGTTATAACGAACTCAAGGATAAGACAGACCCGCTCATCCCTGAATCCCGTATTGCAATTGGATTTGATCCAGGAAATAAGACTTCACCAGTTTTATCTACTCCGAATGATCTAATATTTAATGGTACTGTTGACGGTACATTAAATATGCCTAAAGAAGAGGTTGATGGCACTAGTGATTACACTGATCCTCAAATGGCTTTAGGCGCTTTAGATGGCTGGTCTACGACTTCCCCAATTTCTATTCCAATTGATGATAAGACGTTTGTTCACACAGGTGTAAAACTTACTTTAGACGAAACCACTGTGAGTTTACCCGGTGCTGTTAGAATGTTTGAAGCCACTGTCGGTGGTCCTTTATCATCTGACCCTGAATGTAAACAAAAACCATCGGTTTCGGCTTGTAAAATCGGGAGCGAATTACAATTTGGAGTAGACTTTGTTTCTAAAGCTGTCGGTAAGCAGATTGTTATCATTCCAATTAAGCCATTGAAAGCAGGTCAATCATATATTTATGCTACAACTGACGTAATCAGAGACTCAGAAGGTGAATCATTAGTTGCTTCTAGCACTTATAAAGCGGTTCGAATGGATGCTGATACATTAGGCTTACCTTTACCAGAACAAAAGTCTCTACAGATTTTGATTAATAGTTATGAAAAAGGCATAGCTGCGGCTCATAATGTTGATTTATCGACTATCAGTTTTACTGGCTTATTCACCACACAATCTGTCGTTAACGTCTATGAAACCACTAAACTATTGATGGTACAGCCAGGGTCTCCCTATGCGCCAAGTTTTGTCCAAATGCCAACGCCTTTAGGCATAACTGTTGCACAAGCGGTGGGATTAACGGACTTAAATAGTGCTGCCTTTAAAGCCGCTAATTTAGCCGATGTGTATTCGGCTACAATTAAACTGCCGATATACGGTGACTGTTCTTCGGTTAGTTGTTTATCAACAGAAGGCAAACCATTAATTAACGGTCATTGGAAAGCACAAGGCGATAGCCCTGTCTCTGTACTATTAGCTTTGCAAGCAGGCACACTCAGCCAGAGTAATTTTGCGATGCAAGCCGTAGCCAATGGTATTGCGAATCCTGCTGATGCGTTAGCCAATCCGTCTCTAATGGCGGGTAAAACTTGGTTGTTAGACGATGGTACAGCGGTAGATAAAACTAAGCATCTGACTAAGTTCAATCCAATTCCAGCGATTAAAGGATATGAAACCGTACCTGTACTGATTTCAATCCCTAATGCAGCTAAATTGGCAGCGTTGTACAATAATCCTGAGCTAGCGACTGCGCCATTGGCTGGCTGGCCAACGACGATTGCGCTGCATGGTTTAGGCGGCGGTAAGGAAATGTCATTAGCCTATGCGGGCAGTTATGCCGCCATGGGGGTGGCAACGGTGGCCATTGATATGCCTTTACATGGTGCCCGCTCGTTTGATGCTAACAACGATGGTATTTATGAAGTCACTGCGACAGATCCCTCGTTCCCTGCTCCTTCAGATAAACCTGATGCCTTTAAAAATGGTAATCCACTCGTCTTCGTGAATATCTCAAGCACGCTGTCGGTGCGGGATAACTTCCGTCAGGCCACCATGGATCACCTTGGCGTACGTTTAGCCTTAACAGGTTTAGCGCAGGGGCTTGCACAGGCGGGTCAACCACAGGTATTCGATATTTCCAAGATTAGTGCGCAGGGCTTAAGTTTAGGTGCGATTGTCGGCACCGACTTTGCGACTTATGCCAGCACGGGCATGAAAAATCCAAGCACGGGCGAAGCGCTACCTAACCCTTATGCCATCAATGCGGTCTCTCTGGCAGCACCAGCGGGTGGTTTAGCGGGCGCGTTTGCCGGTTCTGCGACCTTTGGCCCAGTGCTGTTTAGCAATGTGACTGCCTCATCGACGTTCCAAGCATTAGTGGATAAAGCCAATACTGCGGGATACGAGCCAGGCAGCCCAGAATATGCGGCCTTAGTACAAGGGGTTTATGCGCAGTTTATTCCAACCTTTGCCTTTGCGGTGCAAACGGCGGTGGATTCGGCGGATCCGGTTAACCATGCAGGTATGTTGAAAGCAACGGGATTACCCGTGCACTTAATCGAAATCGCGGGTGATGGTAACGGTAACTTAGCTGACCAAGTGTTACCTAATCGCGTCGATAACTTCCCGCTCTCAGGCACTGAGCCGTTGATCTCGGCAATCGGTCTGCCTTGTGTGGATGCAACCACCAAAGGTTCTGGTGCGGTGCGTTTTGCTAAGGGGCACCATAGCTCAATTGTTGACCCAAGTGAGAAGAGTTCAACGGATGGTATGGCCGCTGCGGCAACCGTTGAGATGCAGACGCAAGTGGCGACCTATGCTTCTACCGCAGGTAAAGGTGAAGCGACGATTTTCGTCACCGATCCAAGCGTGATTGCGACCTGTTCTAACTAG
- the sohB gene encoding protease SohB — protein sequence MEFLYEYGMFLAKAVTIVIALVAVIIVVLASTVKHKSDKGELRITNLSEELEDLKHSLKEELLSKKQFKAYEKQLKADEKAKEKAAEEDNKGKVFVIDFKGSIDAAEVASLREEISAILTIAEKGDEVVVNVESGGGMVHGYGLASSQLDRLRQAEIPLTICVDKVAASGGYMMACVANKVYAAPFAIVGSIGVVAQLPNFNRLLKKHEIDYEQHTAGDFKRTLTVFGENTDEGRQKFQQELEETHVLFKAFVSKYRPQLDLAKVATGEHWYGQQAIELGLIDAISTSDDVLMQLAGERTVYKLRYQVRKKLADKIAHGASLSVNAIFNRLVEKNRPM from the coding sequence TTGGAATTTCTATACGAATATGGCATGTTTTTAGCGAAAGCCGTGACAATTGTGATTGCGCTTGTTGCTGTGATTATTGTGGTGCTCGCGTCCACGGTGAAGCACAAATCGGATAAAGGTGAACTGAGGATTACCAATCTTTCAGAAGAACTGGAAGATCTCAAACACAGCTTGAAGGAAGAACTGCTGTCGAAGAAGCAGTTTAAAGCCTACGAAAAACAGCTGAAAGCGGACGAAAAGGCGAAGGAAAAAGCGGCCGAAGAAGACAACAAAGGCAAAGTTTTTGTTATTGATTTTAAAGGCAGTATTGATGCCGCCGAAGTGGCTTCTTTGCGGGAAGAAATCAGCGCGATTTTAACCATCGCCGAAAAGGGCGACGAAGTGGTGGTGAATGTCGAAAGTGGCGGTGGCATGGTGCATGGCTACGGTCTGGCCTCTAGCCAGCTTGACCGTCTGCGTCAGGCCGAGATCCCATTAACGATTTGCGTGGATAAGGTCGCCGCCAGCGGTGGTTATATGATGGCCTGTGTGGCAAACAAAGTGTATGCCGCGCCATTCGCCATCGTAGGTTCAATCGGTGTCGTTGCCCAGTTGCCTAACTTCAACCGTTTATTGAAGAAACATGAAATCGACTACGAGCAACACACGGCCGGTGATTTTAAGCGCACCTTAACCGTGTTTGGCGAAAATACTGACGAAGGCAGACAGAAGTTCCAACAGGAGCTGGAAGAAACCCATGTGTTGTTTAAAGCTTTCGTGAGCAAGTATCGTCCTCAGCTCGATTTGGCTAAGGTGGCCACGGGCGAACATTGGTACGGTCAACAGGCGATTGAATTAGGTCTTATCGATGCGATTTCAACCAGTGATGATGTGTTAATGCAGTTAGCTGGCGAACGTACTGTGTACAAGTTGCGCTACCAAGTCCGTAAGAAGTTGGCAGATAAAATCGCCCATGGTGCGTCTTTATCGGTAAATGCGATTTTTAATCGATTAGTTGAGAAAAATCGTCCCATGTAA
- a CDS encoding AraC family transcriptional regulator codes for MLQRVDYKTNLMVGDQTYPAFELRNILDFIASQLGENALQQVCEHIGVGLAELNHCQFVFVWQVEYAMEFLRLQGGDPDIGTKLGLSYRVSSLDVLLPHLAQLTSLQACLQFVVNHPQLVGSFTDTLVRLEEDCVCIRWLNTGRIDKAQYGFQFLHSIGSLLGLARELTGEAITLRQIHLAEPVRDERFLTQATGARVQFNCEYYEWSISLTHLALAIQYPFPAYAEKTASVSTTSFIETVLAAINEHFPQVLHLDDMATQLHISERSFRRKLAQLGSSYQRLVDQVRCQRAVELILANELDIEAIAETLGYSDVSHFRQSFKHWIGHPPGYFSRLNGG; via the coding sequence ATGTTACAGCGCGTCGACTACAAGACGAACCTGATGGTAGGTGATCAAACCTATCCCGCATTTGAGCTACGTAATATTCTCGATTTTATTGCCTCGCAGTTAGGCGAAAACGCCTTACAGCAAGTCTGTGAACATATCGGCGTTGGCCTAGCAGAGCTCAATCATTGCCAGTTTGTGTTTGTGTGGCAGGTGGAGTATGCGATGGAGTTTTTACGCTTGCAGGGCGGCGACCCCGATATCGGCACTAAATTAGGCCTAAGCTATCGGGTGAGTAGTTTAGATGTGCTCTTGCCCCATCTCGCGCAGTTAACGTCTCTACAGGCCTGCCTGCAGTTTGTGGTCAATCATCCCCAACTGGTTGGTAGTTTTACCGATACCTTAGTGCGCCTAGAAGAAGACTGTGTTTGCATTCGTTGGCTCAATACTGGCCGTATCGACAAAGCACAATATGGATTTCAATTTCTGCACAGCATAGGTTCGCTGTTAGGGCTGGCGAGAGAGCTCACGGGGGAGGCGATAACGCTTAGGCAAATTCATTTGGCAGAACCTGTCCGCGATGAGCGTTTTTTAACTCAGGCAACGGGGGCTAGGGTGCAGTTTAATTGCGAATATTACGAATGGAGCATTTCCCTCACCCATCTCGCGCTTGCCATCCAGTATCCTTTCCCTGCCTACGCCGAAAAGACCGCTTCGGTATCAACCACATCCTTTATCGAAACCGTGCTGGCGGCAATCAATGAACATTTTCCCCAAGTGCTCCATTTAGATGACATGGCGACGCAACTGCATATTAGCGAACGCAGCTTTCGGCGTAAGCTGGCACAGCTTGGCTCGAGTTATCAACGTTTAGTCGATCAGGTGCGTTGCCAAAGGGCGGTCGAGTTGATTTTAGCTAACGAGTTGGATATTGAGGCGATTGCCGAGACCTTAGGCTACAGCGATGTCAGCCATTTCCGTCAATCCTTTAAGCATTGGATTGGCCATCCGCCAGGGTATTTTAGCAGGCTAAATGGTGGGTAA
- a CDS encoding SO2930 family diheme c-type cytochrome: MKNRLTLIAICSLTTLVTACGGGDSQSSDNGQTPTPPTTPTVPTTPTSLCVNTTGQVNWPALMAEDCPELSQYGLFIDPANPTAQPQAPGFGYQLATQLFSNYASKYRFIYLPAGSSIQYQAQEAFEFPTGAVLVKTFALPLDTAITGIANETLIETRLLIKRSQGWTSLVYQWQQGETKLLTAGASVHHTLINQGQNQSFDYNIPSRAECKICHQINQDNSSQIIPIGLKAHLLNRDIIDQGQSVNQLSLWAKQGKLEQLPELNQVAKTYAIDNLQADLTSRAKGYLDVNCAHCHSAKGYASISGLRLGFYIDHTSYQYGICKQPPGWDGGPKGLDYDIVPGNADHSILLYRQTLSEPKDRMPPIGRNLEHQEGVELIRQWIDSLAPSLGNCT, encoded by the coding sequence ATGAAAAACCGCCTAACACTCATCGCAATCTGCAGCCTAACGACCCTAGTAACCGCCTGTGGCGGCGGTGACAGCCAAAGCAGCGATAATGGCCAAACGCCGACTCCGCCGACAACACCAACTGTACCGACAACGCCCACTAGTTTGTGTGTGAATACAACTGGGCAAGTTAACTGGCCCGCCTTAATGGCAGAGGACTGCCCAGAATTAAGTCAATATGGGCTCTTTATCGACCCCGCAAACCCTACCGCGCAGCCGCAAGCACCGGGATTTGGTTATCAGCTCGCCACACAGCTGTTTTCTAATTACGCCAGTAAATACCGCTTTATCTATTTACCCGCCGGCAGCAGCATCCAATACCAAGCGCAGGAGGCATTCGAGTTTCCAACTGGCGCCGTGCTGGTCAAAACCTTTGCTCTGCCACTGGATACGGCTATCACAGGCATAGCCAACGAAACCCTTATTGAAACACGGCTATTGATAAAACGCTCCCAAGGCTGGACGAGTTTGGTTTATCAATGGCAACAAGGGGAGACAAAGCTGCTTACCGCGGGCGCAAGCGTGCATCATACCCTGATTAATCAAGGCCAAAACCAAAGCTTTGATTACAACATTCCGAGCCGCGCCGAGTGCAAAATTTGCCACCAAATCAATCAAGACAACAGCAGCCAAATCATTCCGATTGGCCTTAAAGCCCATCTATTGAATCGCGATATCATCGACCAAGGGCAAAGCGTCAATCAACTCAGCCTCTGGGCTAAGCAAGGCAAGCTGGAGCAGTTACCCGAGTTAAACCAAGTCGCTAAAACCTATGCCATAGACAACCTCCAAGCCGATTTAACCAGCCGTGCTAAGGGCTATTTAGATGTTAACTGCGCCCATTGCCACAGCGCCAAAGGCTATGCCAGCATCTCCGGCTTACGCCTTGGGTTTTATATCGACCATACCAGTTATCAATATGGGATCTGCAAACAACCACCGGGGTGGGATGGTGGCCCTAAAGGACTCGATTACGATATCGTTCCCGGCAATGCTGACCACTCGATTTTGCTCTATCGCCAAACGCTGTCAGAACCTAAAGATCGCATGCCGCCCATTGGTCGCAACCTTGAGCACCAAGAAGGCGTGGAATTAATTCGTCAATGGATAGATTCGCTGGCACCGAGTTTAGGGAATTGTACTTAG